ATTTAGCATCTTTGCCTAGAGCAGTTACAGAAAAAGAGACCGACGGTTTTCTAAAAATTTGTGTTAAAGACGATAAGATAGTTGGTGCTCAAGCTTTTATGAAAGATGCAGAAGAAGTAATATCTTTAATATCATTACTAATTCGTCTTAATATAAAAGTTGGTGATATTAAAGATTTTGTAGCACCCCATCCTTCATATATTGAGGTTATTACTGAGTTATTAGATAAAGTATAAATATAAGGATAGGCTATCCATATATATGGATCTCTATGAAGCAATTAGAAAGAGAAGGGATATACGTTCATATTATAAGCCAGATCCAATTCCAGACCAAGTTTTAGCGAAAATTTTAGCTGCCGCTCACTTAGCTCCCTCAGTAGGCTATTCACAACCCTGGAATTTTATAGTTATTAAAGATATAGAAATTAGAAAGAAAATAAAAGAATTAGTTGAAGAGGAGCGCAAAAAATTTTACAACTCTTTAGAAGATGAGAATAGGAAAAATTTATTTTCTAGGATAAAAGTAGAGGCAATACTTGATACACCAGTAAATGTTGCAGTAACGTGTGATCCTAGAAGATTTGGTCCAAATATATTAGGCAGGACTACTATGCCTGAGACGTCAATTTACAGCGCAGTTTTAGCAGTAGGTAACCTTTGGTTAGCTGCTACTGCTGAAGGCATAGGTGTAGGTTTCGTTTCTTTTTTTGATAAAGAGAAAGTTAAGGAAATTTTAAAAATACCTAAAGAAGTTGAGCTAGTAGCATATCTTACATTGGGTTATGTTAAAGAATTTCCTAGGATTCCAGAATTAGAAGAAAAAGGATGGTTAAGAAGACTAAAATTATCGGAATTAGTATTTGAGAATGTGTACTATAATTATCCTAAAGAGGATTTCAAGAAATTATTAGATGAGGAATTTGCAAAATTACTTAATCATTTCTAAATCTTGCTTTAACTCTCAGTATTTTTCCACTCCTTAAAACTTCATAGCTTATCTTGAAATTATTACAAATTCTAGTTACTTCTATTCGATTCTCAGTTATGAACCTTATATTGGGTTTACTACAAGTATTAATATCTAGGTACTGAGATAAAATCCCATCTATCTCCTCTATGTTATTAACTGTGAACTCTAATTCTACAGAATTATCTAAGATTTTTGCGAAAGTGCCATGGTAACTTGAAACGTATGCTGTAATTACACATACTGTGCTACCAATTATATTTAGTATTATCACTAGTCCATGAAAAATATTGTTAAACAAATTAATTTTTACAAGATTAAGTAGAATGTAAGATGTTAAAAAGGAAAGTAAAATTGAATATAATATACTAATAGTGATTGAATATTTATAATTAGTTTTAAAATAATAGCTAAATAATAATCCTGTGAAGAAGGGTCCTAATAGTGGAATCCACCATAAAATAAATGGGAGTAAAAATATTACATAGCGTAATTTTAGCTTATTCAATGTATTTTAGTTTAGTCTTGATAGCTTATTAATCTTTATTTCATTTTAATTCTATTACATTTCCCTCTGTATCCTCAAAGTAAAGTATACCGTCTTCACCTATTACCACATAGCCAATCTTTCCCCTACACTTATATGGAAAAGCTAATAATCCCTTTGTTTTTAATCCGGCTGTAGCATAAATTGGCATTAAGGAGTCATCTATATTCAACGCTAAACAATCTGGAATTAATTTAAACAAATCATTCAGTAGGGAATTTAATAAATTTTCGTATTCGTCACCTAAATTCCTCAGTTTTTTAGCTTTTTCCAGAAGATCCATAAGTTAGAATATTCTTTGGCATACAAAAATTCTCTGTTAGAGTTCAGCCTTCATCGTGACTAATAGTCACTAGGCCTCATCACTCCTCTTCCCTCCTCATGCCTAGGTTAGGGAGTGTGAACTCCCAGCCACGACATGGGGAGCCTCATCGAACCCATCACATTGCTCCTCGGGTTCACTGTAGGGCCCTCTTCTACATGATAAATTATAACTACAAAATTTATAAACTTTCGTGAAAATATAGTTAGGAATGTTAAATGATATCAAATAATATAAACTTTACGGTTTATTGGAAACTGTTGACAACGGCATAATTTATACCTAACTTGAGACGCTATTAAACATCATTGACTAAGGTAATTATCCCTTAAGAAGTAATTAGACCGTAAAGTCCTACCTTGAGTTTAACATAAAATTTATACCTCAACGTAAGTCCCTATGAATTCTAGAAAGAAATCAGCCTCATTAATGTCCAAAACCTTAATATCAACAAGTAAAGATTCCTCTTCAGACAATTCCAGAGTTATCCCAACCTCTCTCCTTCTCCTCTCCTTAAAACTTAACTTCTCATCGTAAATTACAGCTATGTCTAGATCGCTACTCCCGCAAGCTTTACCTTTAATTACCGACCCGAAAACTACAACTTTATACACATTCCCATACTTTTTAGCTATCTCCTTAACCTCCTCTGCAATTTTCCTCCAGTTCTTCTCTAAAAACTCTATCCTCTTCCAGCCTAATAGCACGTATTTAAAATAACGCAGTAGATAATAAAAATATGTCTAGGTATGATGAGGCATTAAGGCTCTGCAAAAGGGCTTTAAGGTATTTGGAGAACGCAAAAGATAGCTTAGCTAAAGGCTTTTACGACGTTTAAGCAACTAATTGTGAAATATCGGCGCAATTACTCTTAAAGTCCACAATCCTCTTCTTAGGTATAAGTTACCCAGAAACTCACAGCTTAAGGGAGTTATTAGGAATTGTAGATTCGGTAATGCCAGAACTCAACGCTAAAGAGTTTATAAGGAAGTTTAGAAAAGAGCTTAAAGATGTTGAGAGTAATAGGATAGAGGGACAATATTCCCCATTCGAAATAGATGAAGATACGGCAAAGGACTGTATAGATTTCGTATCTAATTACTTAATCCCTTTCGTTAAACAAGCTTGGAAAGATAAGTGGTGCGAGCACTTTAAGACTGATCCTCCCTTACCATAATCGGTAAACCCAAAACACTTATAGAGTTTAGGGGAAAGAAAACAGATTTTTACGATGCTGAAAAATTAGAAAACATGGTTAATAAGGCTAAGGAGTACGAGTATAACCCCTTAAGGGAAATGGTAACACTCTACCTCTTCTTAAAGGACATAGAGGTAAAGTACAAGAATAGGCTAAAGAGGGCACTATTCCTAGTAAGTGATAATGATAAGATAAATAAGGAGAGGTTGGAAAAACTTGCGAAAGGAGATTTTACACAAGAAGAGCTCTACAACCTAGAATATACTCCCTTAGTACTTGAGGAGATCAAAATCTTGGCTAAAAACCTTCTTGAGATCCAAGAGAGGTTGAAGGAGGTTAGGAGGATGATTGAGGAACAAGTTCCTCAAGATCACGTTTTATTGACAATACCGGGTGTTGGGAGGCTTGCAGCTGGTATTATTATTGGTATTGTTGGTGATATTAAGCGCTTTCCTAGGCCAGAATCATTTGTTGCTTATTGTGGTCTTGATCCAGTTGTGGAAAGGAGTGGTAAGGCTGTGGTAAGGAAGGGGATTTCGAAGAGGGGTAATAAGTACTTGCGTAGTTTGTTTTACTTTTTGGCTGAGATGAATTATTCTAGGAATCCAACCTTGTTGAAGTTTTATGAGTCTCATAGGGATAGGCTTCAAGGTAAGAAGTTATACACTGCCTTAGCTAGGAAGTTGGCAAGGGTTGTTTGGAGTGTTTGGTATAATAATAGGCCTTATGAGCCTAAATAGGTGAATCCCTCCCCCGAATCGCCACGTGGGTTGAAAGGACCCACGTGGCAATGTTAGTTAACACTATGCTTGAAGTATGACCGAAAGATTTATTACTGAACGCCCTTTGATAATACTAGGCAAAAGGTATTATTCAATGCGGATAAACAATATTTTTCTCTATTATTTTTGTTTGAATAAACCAATTTTATCCTTCTCTATGATATTTTCATCTTTCATAGAAATTGCATCATTTTTAGTAAAATTAGTGAAAAGTCACTGTGCTATTGAAGAAACTCC
The genomic region above belongs to Saccharolobus caldissimus and contains:
- a CDS encoding nucleotidyltransferase domain-containing protein gives rise to the protein MLLGWKRIEFLEKNWRKIAEEVKEIAKKYGNVYKVVVFGSVIKGKACGSSDLDIAVIYDEKLSFKERRRREVGITLELSEEESLLVDIKVLDINEADFFLEFIGTYVEV
- a CDS encoding HEPN domain-containing protein is translated as MSYPETHSLRELLGIVDSVMPELNAKEFIRKFRKELKDVESNRIEGQYSPFEIDEDTAKDCIDFVSNYLIPFVKQAWKDKWCEHFKTDPPLP
- the bluB gene encoding 5,6-dimethylbenzimidazole synthase, with amino-acid sequence MDLYEAIRKRRDIRSYYKPDPIPDQVLAKILAAAHLAPSVGYSQPWNFIVIKDIEIRKKIKELVEEERKKFYNSLEDENRKNLFSRIKVEAILDTPVNVAVTCDPRRFGPNILGRTTMPETSIYSAVLAVGNLWLAATAEGIGVGFVSFFDKEKVKEILKIPKEVELVAYLTLGYVKEFPRIPELEEKGWLRRLKLSELVFENVYYNYPKEDFKKLLDEEFAKLLNHF